A DNA window from Abditibacteriota bacterium contains the following coding sequences:
- a CDS encoding MBL fold metallo-hydrolase: MEIKAVKFRENGFFTQPFVFGGEEGPDKFDPQVRYRGALTNYLIDTGDEVILVDTGLPEGTPEEAPDETTSVYLGREKNSYMAAFRELGYKPEQVTKILITHKHADHTGELRSFPNARIYASREEAGAEELALPNVVPVDFTDGPYYNFPACQKMGDGIYYIKAQGHTRGNSIVIVELDGLFYMIHGDVTYLDEALYANKLSIVYEDIEAARETLDNVREFVREHPTVYVSTHTPQGYDNLEARRVIDLDAPPATVYATPDFSQFKTTGKYVCSVCGYVYDPAENGGVAFEDLPEDWKCPRCKKPRDKFNRA, from the coding sequence ATGGAGATCAAGGCCGTAAAATTCAGAGAAAACGGCTTTTTTACTCAGCCCTTTGTATTCGGCGGAGAAGAGGGGCCGGACAAATTTGACCCGCAGGTGCGTTACAGAGGCGCCCTGACCAACTATCTCATCGACACGGGAGATGAGGTGATCCTGGTGGACACAGGGCTTCCCGAGGGGACTCCCGAGGAAGCGCCGGACGAGACCACCTCCGTGTATCTCGGCAGAGAGAAAAACAGCTATATGGCAGCCTTCAGGGAGCTGGGCTACAAGCCCGAGCAGGTGACCAAAATACTCATTACCCACAAGCATGCCGATCACACCGGGGAGCTGCGCTCTTTTCCCAATGCCCGCATATACGCCTCCAGGGAAGAAGCCGGGGCGGAAGAGCTGGCTTTGCCCAACGTGGTCCCCGTGGATTTTACCGACGGACCCTATTACAATTTCCCCGCCTGCCAAAAAATGGGCGACGGCATCTATTATATCAAGGCTCAGGGACACACCAGGGGAAACAGTATCGTGATAGTCGAGCTGGACGGCCTGTTTTATATGATCCACGGCGACGTGACCTACCTGGACGAGGCCCTGTATGCCAACAAGCTGTCGATCGTGTACGAGGACATAGAGGCGGCACGGGAGACCCTGGATAACGTGCGTGAGTTTGTCAGAGAGCATCCCACCGTGTACGTGTCCACCCACACTCCCCAGGGCTATGACAACCTGGAGGCCCGGCGCGTCATCGATCTGGACGCTCCTCCGGCCACCGTATATGCCACTCCGGATTTCAGTCAGTTCAAGACCACCGGCAAATACGTGTGCTCGGTGTGCGGCTACGTGTACGATCCCGCAGAAAACGGCGGCGTAGCCTTTGAGGACCTGCCCGAGGATTGGAAATGCCCCCGCTGCAAAAAGCCCAGGGACAAGTTCAACAGAGCCTGA
- a CDS encoding biotin transporter BioY — protein MVFSLRLAGRCLLGAFLLYLSSRLRLWTGGPVPVTGQTFCLALMCLLADTKTAVGASVLYLAAGAAGLDVFAGGRGLHSAGAGYLTAFPFAAFLMSNLSRKARQTLAGLTVSLLPGLTLIYLCGTAGLMASEGVRTGAVWGAAPFVCWDMVKLIFAALLALRARSGREDTDE, from the coding sequence TTGGTTTTTAGTCTGCGTCTTGCCGGAAGGTGCCTGCTGGGCGCCTTCCTTTTGTATCTGTCCTCCCGGCTGAGACTATGGACCGGCGGTCCGGTCCCGGTCACGGGCCAGACCTTTTGTCTGGCCCTCATGTGCCTGCTCGCCGACACAAAGACGGCGGTGGGCGCGTCGGTCCTGTATCTGGCGGCGGGCGCCGCCGGCCTTGACGTTTTTGCCGGAGGCCGGGGCCTCCACTCCGCCGGCGCCGGCTATCTGACAGCCTTCCCCTTTGCCGCTTTTCTCATGAGCAACCTGAGCCGAAAGGCCCGGCAGACCCTGGCGGGGCTCACCGTCAGCCTGCTGCCGGGACTGACCCTCATATACCTCTGCGGCACCGCGGGACTCATGGCCTCGGAAGGCGTCAGGACCGGCGCGGTGTGGGGCGCAGCCCCCTTTGTGTGCTGGGATATGGTCAAGCTGATATTTGCCGCGCTCCTCGCCCTGAGGGCCCGGAGCGGCAGGGAAGACACTGACGAGTAG
- a CDS encoding pentapeptide repeat-containing protein, which yields MKRQYKDASFDGRSLYGKALAGDSWQSCSFRSADLTEAHITGCSFADCDFRGAALNLCRVSGSSFVNCRFDGANLFMASFASSRLMGCDFSGAATGGLSFGACDLSYSVLSYLTLDGADLSGCILRGAALAGCSLRKADLTDCDLREAGLRAADLREAALLRCSCEGCDLTDARLAGARIDIPFALYFAAFHGMTPEA from the coding sequence ATGAAGCGGCAGTATAAGGACGCCTCCTTTGACGGCCGCAGCCTGTACGGCAAGGCCCTCGCCGGAGACTCCTGGCAGAGCTGCTCCTTCCGGTCGGCGGACCTGACCGAAGCCCATATCACCGGCTGCTCCTTTGCGGACTGCGACTTCCGCGGAGCCGCCCTGAACCTGTGCCGGGTCTCCGGCTCCTCCTTTGTCAACTGCCGCTTTGACGGAGCCAACCTCTTTATGGCCTCCTTTGCCTCCTCCAGACTCATGGGCTGCGACTTTTCCGGAGCAGCGACCGGCGGTCTGAGCTTTGGCGCCTGCGACCTGTCCTACTCGGTGCTGAGCTATCTGACCCTGGACGGGGCGGACCTGTCCGGCTGCATCCTCAGGGGAGCGGCGCTGGCAGGCTGCAGCCTGCGGAAGGCCGACCTGACCGACTGCGACCTGAGAGAAGCCGGGCTCCGGGCAGCGGACCTGAGAGAGGCTGCGCTCCTCAGATGCAGCTGCGAGGGCTGCGACCTGACGGACGCCCGTCTCGCCGGCGCCAGGATAGATATACCCTTTGCCCTTTACTTTGCCGCCTTTCACGGCATGACCCCCGAAGCGTGA
- a CDS encoding MATE family efflux transporter, with protein MNKGDTGLNMTEGSVPRLLVRFSLPMVAQMMFVVVNNFVSAVILGQFVSAAALGVVAIVMPIIFVTNSIAVGFTTATAILVAQAYGKNDLAGIRKIVDTSLVLVVITCALVMVFGITNTDLLMKLIKAEPSMIHDGKLFLTIQFAVVPFLFLQFLLFSCLRGIGDSKPTMYFQIVNVFLTITFTLLLVCGPFGLPKLGIMGAALAMGISQVIVDLCLLIRLVSTKSVVCPHLRNLQFRKDLAWITVKLGFPTMLQQVILNVCSIFIVGFVNECGVVVTSGFGAASRIDFVAFAPAQAICMAVSMMAGQNIGVQKFDRVKKIFYWGCLLALITTLVPAFLSWFYPEFLMKIFIHEKGPIEVGIVYLRYNAVAYLFYAFMFCGEGIPLAAGQTWVATVVSLISLWAVRVPLAWYYMNHGMKEAGIWLGIVVGLIAGSILITGYFFSGGWKRKALTPTSEEADEAAV; from the coding sequence TTGAACAAAGGCGATACCGGCCTGAATATGACCGAAGGCAGCGTTCCCAGGCTGCTGGTCAGGTTTTCGCTGCCCATGGTGGCGCAGATGATGTTCGTGGTGGTGAACAACTTTGTGTCCGCTGTGATACTGGGCCAGTTCGTCAGCGCGGCGGCCCTGGGAGTGGTGGCCATCGTGATGCCCATCATCTTCGTGACCAACTCCATCGCCGTGGGCTTTACCACAGCCACCGCCATTCTGGTGGCCCAGGCCTACGGGAAAAACGACCTGGCGGGCATACGCAAGATCGTGGACACCTCCCTGGTGCTGGTGGTGATCACCTGCGCGCTGGTCATGGTCTTCGGCATCACCAACACCGACCTGCTGATGAAGCTCATCAAGGCAGAGCCCTCCATGATACACGACGGCAAGCTGTTTCTGACCATACAGTTTGCGGTGGTGCCGTTTTTGTTCCTGCAGTTCCTTTTGTTCTCGTGTCTGAGAGGGATAGGCGACTCCAAGCCTACCATGTATTTTCAGATCGTCAACGTGTTTCTCACCATCACCTTTACCCTGCTGCTGGTGTGCGGCCCCTTCGGCCTGCCGAAGCTGGGGATTATGGGCGCCGCTCTGGCCATGGGCATCAGCCAGGTCATCGTGGACCTGTGCCTGCTGATAAGGCTCGTCAGCACCAAGTCGGTGGTGTGCCCCCATCTGCGCAATCTGCAGTTCCGGAAGGATCTGGCCTGGATCACCGTGAAGCTGGGCTTCCCCACCATGCTGCAGCAGGTGATCCTCAACGTGTGCTCCATATTCATAGTGGGCTTTGTCAACGAGTGCGGCGTGGTGGTCACCTCCGGCTTTGGAGCGGCCTCCAGAATAGACTTCGTGGCCTTTGCCCCCGCTCAGGCTATCTGTATGGCCGTGAGCATGATGGCCGGCCAGAACATAGGCGTGCAGAAATTTGACAGGGTAAAAAAGATATTTTACTGGGGCTGCCTGCTGGCTCTCATCACCACTCTGGTGCCCGCGTTCCTGTCCTGGTTCTACCCCGAGTTCCTGATGAAGATATTCATCCACGAAAAGGGACCCATCGAGGTGGGCATCGTGTATCTGAGATACAACGCGGTGGCCTATCTCTTCTACGCCTTTATGTTCTGCGGAGAAGGTATCCCCCTGGCTGCCGGCCAGACCTGGGTGGCCACCGTGGTGTCCCTTATCAGCCTCTGGGCCGTGAGGGTGCCTCTGGCTTGGTACTACATGAACCACGGCATGAAGGAAGCAGGCATCTGGCTGGGAATAGTCGTGGGCCTCATCGCCGGCTCCATACTCATTACCGGATACTTCTTCAGCGGAGGGTGGAAGCGCAAGGCTCTGACCCCGACTTCGGAGGAAGCCGATGAAGCGGCAGTATAA
- the sfsA gene encoding DNA/RNA nuclease SfsA, translated as MKYSDIHCGTFLSRPNRFVAHVLVGGETVVCHVKNTGRCKELLVPGARAVVEAAPPSSVRKTRYDLVSVYKGERLVNIDSQAPNRIFGEWAREQGFSLIRPEYTFGSSRLDYYLEKDGKKILAEVKGVTLELDNVAMFPDAPTERGVKHVRELQRALSLGYEARIYFVIQMMGVKLFTPSLRHHPEFFEALQAADAAGVQVYAAECLVTPDEVTWADFVPVKYIRQPYGAVKQ; from the coding sequence ATGAAATACTCTGATATACACTGTGGCACCTTTCTCTCACGCCCCAACCGGTTTGTAGCCCACGTCCTCGTGGGAGGGGAGACTGTGGTCTGCCACGTGAAAAACACGGGCCGGTGCAAAGAGCTGCTGGTGCCCGGGGCCCGGGCCGTGGTGGAGGCGGCTCCTCCGTCAAGCGTCAGAAAGACCCGATACGACCTGGTGTCCGTGTACAAGGGGGAGAGGCTGGTCAATATAGACAGCCAGGCCCCCAACAGGATATTCGGCGAATGGGCCCGGGAGCAGGGCTTTTCGCTCATCAGACCCGAATACACCTTCGGCAGCTCCCGCCTGGACTACTATCTGGAAAAGGACGGGAAAAAGATACTGGCGGAGGTCAAGGGGGTCACCCTTGAGCTGGACAACGTCGCCATGTTTCCCGACGCCCCCACCGAGAGGGGCGTCAAGCACGTCAGGGAGCTGCAGCGCGCCCTGAGCCTGGGCTATGAGGCCCGGATATACTTTGTGATACAGATGATGGGAGTGAAGCTGTTTACTCCTTCCCTGCGGCATCATCCGGAGTTTTTTGAAGCTCTGCAGGCAGCGGACGCCGCCGGAGTGCAGGTGTATGCCGCAGAGTGCCTCGTCACGCCGGACGAGGTGACCTGGGCAGACTTTGTCCCCGTGAAATACATCAGGCAGCCCTATGGCGCCGTCAAACAATAA
- a CDS encoding alpha-galactosidase: MKNILLPALLLLLIAAALSATAATATQKELKDARAWRKAHFARPRTSVPAAGTAAEGGRPAGLFVHANHDPVFLNERGGEPLRIGDREYRTGIYAHAVSDVEAFLPEDSVRLTAEVGLDARSGGGSVEFVITDSVGAELYRSPLCRQGMDPVPVDIPLPATDSIHLMVTDGGDDIACDQSDWGDVAVYDSRGKATLLGELGFLQNAASLPPRGPSDTPFFFRYGDSSSDELLPGWEYSAVTEKPDGSRTRTTQVYRDPATGLELRCERTDYVDFPVSEWVLWFRNNGSENTPILSDIRSLDITAPGQGPFLLHHAAGAAITPTDYRPMTTLLTEGEPVSVFPATGRCTGSDWPYFNLETGGRGGLIAVVGWPGQWRCDFVSEGDRARISGGFEMAAFTLYPGEEVRSPLSMVMNYSGDWERAQNIWRSYMLAWGMPKNASPMHVASSSLWYGEMTRADARSQKLFIDRYAAEGFHPAYWWMDAGWYPCGGEWARTGTWEPDPERFPLGLGEVSRYAHDRGSGVIVWFEPERVGDPESRLAREHPEWLLGGTLLDLGDPECLAWLTGHVGDMIEREKIDVYRQDYNIAPASYWRAADTFGRRGMTEIRYVMGYLAYLDALRARFPHLIIDACASGGQRNDPETMRRALPLLRSDSAGDPEGEQNHTYGISYWLPYSGTVTNSFDTYGIRSCFAPSLNTLWDLRRRDLDYGAMRGALDELMTCAAPFVLGDYYPLTPYGTGRDIWTVFQFHRPEEGRGVLLAFRREDCPDNTVEVRLRDLRKDKTYVVRDTDTGEEWEIKGARLAEGLRIVRDQSPASALINFEIKR, translated from the coding sequence ATGAAAAACATCTTACTGCCTGCGCTGTTGTTGCTGCTCATTGCGGCGGCTCTGTCCGCCACGGCGGCAACAGCGACCCAAAAGGAACTGAAGGATGCCCGGGCCTGGCGCAAGGCTCACTTTGCCCGGCCCCGGACCTCCGTCCCGGCTGCGGGAACGGCCGCCGAAGGGGGCCGCCCCGCGGGGCTGTTCGTCCATGCCAACCACGACCCGGTGTTTCTCAACGAAAGGGGCGGCGAGCCCCTGAGGATAGGGGACAGGGAATACAGGACCGGCATATACGCCCACGCGGTCTCGGACGTGGAGGCCTTTTTGCCGGAGGACTCCGTGAGGCTCACCGCGGAGGTGGGCCTGGACGCCCGCTCCGGCGGAGGCAGCGTGGAATTCGTCATCACGGACTCCGTGGGCGCAGAGCTCTACAGGTCGCCCCTGTGCCGTCAGGGTATGGACCCCGTCCCGGTGGACATCCCTCTGCCGGCCACCGACTCCATCCATCTGATGGTCACAGACGGCGGAGATGACATAGCCTGCGACCAGTCGGACTGGGGAGACGTGGCTGTGTATGACTCCCGGGGGAAGGCCACCCTGCTGGGCGAGCTGGGCTTTTTGCAAAACGCCGCCTCCCTGCCGCCGAGAGGCCCCTCCGACACTCCCTTTTTCTTCAGATACGGCGACTCTTCCTCCGACGAGCTGCTGCCCGGGTGGGAATACAGCGCCGTCACGGAAAAGCCGGACGGGAGCCGCACCCGGACCACTCAGGTCTACCGGGATCCCGCCACGGGGCTGGAGCTGCGTTGCGAGAGGACGGACTATGTCGATTTCCCCGTGTCCGAATGGGTGCTGTGGTTCAGGAACAACGGCAGTGAGAATACTCCCATCCTCAGTGACATCCGTTCTCTGGATATCACTGCGCCCGGACAGGGTCCCTTTCTTCTCCATCACGCCGCCGGCGCCGCCATCACCCCCACGGATTACAGACCCATGACCACCCTGCTGACAGAGGGAGAGCCTGTGTCCGTGTTTCCGGCTACGGGGCGCTGCACCGGCAGCGACTGGCCCTATTTCAATCTGGAGACCGGAGGCCGGGGCGGCCTCATAGCGGTGGTAGGCTGGCCCGGACAGTGGCGCTGCGACTTTGTGTCCGAGGGGGACCGGGCCCGCATTTCCGGAGGCTTTGAGATGGCGGCCTTTACCCTGTATCCCGGAGAAGAGGTCCGCTCGCCTCTGTCGATGGTCATGAATTACAGCGGTGACTGGGAGAGAGCCCAGAATATCTGGCGCAGCTACATGCTGGCCTGGGGCATGCCGAAAAACGCGTCTCCCATGCACGTGGCCAGCTCCTCTCTGTGGTACGGGGAAATGACCCGGGCGGACGCCCGGTCCCAGAAGCTCTTTATCGACAGATACGCGGCAGAGGGCTTTCATCCGGCATATTGGTGGATGGACGCCGGCTGGTATCCCTGCGGGGGAGAGTGGGCCCGCACGGGCACCTGGGAGCCGGACCCGGAGCGTTTTCCCCTGGGTCTGGGAGAGGTGAGCCGCTACGCTCACGACAGGGGCTCCGGCGTGATAGTGTGGTTTGAGCCGGAACGGGTGGGGGACCCGGAGTCCCGGCTGGCCCGGGAGCACCCGGAATGGCTGCTGGGAGGGACCCTGCTGGATCTGGGAGATCCGGAATGCCTGGCCTGGCTCACCGGACACGTGGGCGACATGATAGAGAGAGAAAAGATCGACGTGTACAGGCAGGACTACAACATAGCCCCCGCGTCCTATTGGAGAGCGGCGGACACCTTTGGAAGAAGGGGCATGACCGAGATCAGATACGTCATGGGCTATCTGGCATATCTGGACGCCCTGCGGGCCAGATTCCCCCATCTGATCATTGACGCCTGCGCCTCCGGAGGCCAGCGCAACGACCCGGAGACCATGAGAAGGGCCCTGCCGCTGCTGCGCAGCGACTCCGCCGGGGACCCGGAAGGCGAGCAAAACCACACCTACGGCATAAGCTATTGGCTGCCCTACTCGGGCACCGTGACCAATTCCTTTGACACCTACGGCATCAGGAGCTGCTTTGCCCCCTCCCTGAACACCCTGTGGGACCTGCGCCGCAGGGATCTCGACTACGGGGCCATGCGGGGAGCTTTGGACGAGCTGATGACCTGCGCGGCGCCCTTTGTCTTGGGCGACTATTATCCCCTGACGCCCTATGGGACGGGCCGGGATATCTGGACCGTCTTCCAGTTCCACAGGCCCGAGGAGGGCAGGGGAGTCCTGCTGGCCTTCCGGCGGGAGGACTGCCCGGACAACACGGTGGAGGTGCGCCTCAGGGACCTCCGTAAGGACAAGACCTACGTGGTGAGGGATACGGACACCGGAGAAGAGTGGGAGATAAAGGGAGCCCGGCTGGCGGAGGGCCTGAGGATCGTCCGGGACCAAAGCCCGGCCTCGGCGCTCATCAACTTTGAGATAAAGCGGTAG